The Brevinematales bacterium genome segment TTGGTATGGTATGGTATGGTATGGTATGGTATGGTATGGTATGGTATGGTATGGTATGGATAAGCCGGGGTGAAGTGATTATTAGAATTATGAGATTTCTCACTTTCATATCCTTTCTTCACTATCGATAGTAGTATAGTACATTTATTTTTATTTTTTGTCAATAGAATTTTAAAATATATTTTTAGGCATAATATTCCATGATCTCATTAATACATATGTAAGGATATGCTATATGGTAATTTGTTTAGTTTAAAATAAAGGCGGGAATATTTTTCCTTTCAGTTTTCTCTCAGACTCAGGATGATGCATCCGCCCTCATTCCTTGAACGCGACCACCTCGAGCGACGAGCGGAACTTCGGGGATAACGCCCTCGCGGAAAGCGCCCACGGGAGCAGCGCGATATGAACGAGCGGGGAAAGTTTGCCGTTCAGCACCCCCTTTTTCTCGTCGTGCTTCCCCCGCCGCAGGAGACTATTGATCTCGAGGGTCATGCTGTCCCATATCGGGCGGCGGACTGTGATGCGCGTGAACCCGGACTTCCCGAGCGCGCGCGTTATCGAATCCGCGGAGAAGAAGCGCAGATGTGTGGGGTCTTCGAGATTCCACCACGCGTCGCCGTAACGCCGCAGGCCGGTAGAATCCCCAGCCGGGGTCATCAGGTACAGCATTCCCCCCTTCCGCAGCGCGCGGTAACTCCCGTCAAAGACTTTCGACGGATCGTCCAGATGCTCGACGAGGTGGATACCGTAGACAAGATCGAAGCTGTCGCGCGGGAAGTCGAACTTTTCCGCCTCCGCGAAGTAGAGAGTCCCCAGCTTCCTCACGCCCGCGTCGATCTCAATCTCGAGCATATTACGTTCCACCCCGGATACGTCCATCCCCTTATCGAGGAACTTCCGCAGGATGAGGCCGCCCCCGAAGCCCAGTTCGAATACAATTTTCGGATCGATGCGGTGTTTTTTCAGAAGGCGCATCATCCGTTTGAATGTAAGGTTATTCCTGAGACGGTCGTAGGACTCGCTCCCGCCGTAGGCATGATCCCGCGCGCCCGCGCGGCAGACCGATAGGTCCCGGCGGATATGCCCGCATTCGGGGCAACGGTACAGGATATTCCCATGCCCGATCTCCCATTCGTTCATCGCGGCCGTACAGACTTCACATTTCACAGGCATGGATATCTCCGTAATCGTTTACAATATTCTATCTTTTATGCGGCGAAACGTCAAACAAAGTATCATACGAATTTATGTCAATATAATACTTACTAATGGGGAGTTCTAATAACTCTCCCTGTGAATCCAAATTCACCTGTTCTTTCTTTCTGACCGTTCAGAAAGAAATGAAGAATCTCTTTTTTAGGTAGTCTTTTAAAACCCCATGGGGTTTTTAGAACCGCCCTATAGGGGTTTTCATGCGTTTTTCAGGAATTCCCGTCGCTTGCCTGAATAAGATAATATTGCTATTATTAAATGCCGTTAATGTATATGACAGGCATTTTCGTACCTACGAATTTAAGTATTTTCTGATCAGAAATTTCGGAGGAATTGATGGGGAACGGGTTTTTAGGCTTTGGAAACCAGACACTTTTAATCCTTTTACTAATCGCGGCGCTCATTCTGGGGGGATTCCTGATCTTTTTTAAAGTTCTCGTGTACCTTTCCAAGCAGAAGAAAATCAATATCAGCGAGGACTTATTGAAGAAGGGGCAATTCGAGGAAGTCCTCCGGGTACTGAAGGATATTATTAAGTCCAATAGCGGCACTTATCTCCAGATGCATTATATCGCGCAGGCATACGAGGGATTAGGGAATATCGAAAAAGCAATCGATTATTACGAGAAGTGCGTCGTGCGGATGCCGTTGACGGAATCCGACTTCAAGGACGTTCTATTTATGAAGATCGCGCGCCTGTATTACCGTATCGGGAAGTTCCAGGAATCGCTCGGATTTTTTGAAAGCGTCGTATCCAAAAAAACCACGTCGAGATATGTTTATTACGAAATCTCCCTCGTCCTGTTCGAACTTGAGAAATATTCCGCCGTTGAGAAAAATCTTGAAACCTACCTGCGTTTCGCGCCGGGGGATGTCAACGCGATGCTGCTTCAGGGCAAAACCTTCTATTCTATGCATTCGTTTCAGAAAGCGGCGGGTGTTTTGCAGACGATAATCCCGGAGTTGGGAAAGATCAGCGTGGAAAAGGGGCATGATTGCAAACTGTATCTCGGACTGGCATATTACCATCTTAAAAAATACCCGCAATCCATAGAACAATTCGAATCCCTGACCGCGGACGGTTCGAGTATCGCGGAGTACTTTTTCGAATACTTCTCCGCGCTCTGTTACTCTGACCAGATCGATAGCGCCGCGAAATTATTGAGTGATAATTCTCCCGCGCTTGATAATACTGTCCGGCATGAATCCCTCTATTTAATCGGGACGCTGCTATGGAGAAAGAAACTTTACCGTAAAGCCGTCACCTATTGGAAAATACTCAATAATGAAAATCCTGAGTTTAAGGATATAGGCGAATTGAAGAAAAAATACTCGCCTCTGGTGGAATCCCAAGTGTTCGATTTTCTATATACCGACGATGAGAGTGTAGAAAAAAACATCAGAGCCGCCCTCACTATCCCGAAGGATAATTTTATCATAAAACGGGAAAATTATTGGATTATATACGACCAGACACGCTGTTTTATTCTCAACCGCACAATCTCCCCCTTTACCTCTACTGATATGGACGACTGCGCTTCCCAGATACAGGAGAACCGGCTATCGAATAATGACTGTACGCTTCTATCGTATCTTTATGTGGACGAGCAGAGCAGGCAGATGAAGGTATTTAATCAGATGGAATCGTTCGCCGAGAAACGGTTTTTAAATTTCTTTTTTGATAAAATGGCCGCGGTCGCAGCGCCCGAATCCGACCTATAGATTCTTTACCGTCTCCGGTAGAATTATCCCGCTCTTTTTCGCGTCCTGCTTCTTATTTTCCCTTTCCGTTTCCTTCGCGGATATTATCAGCATCTGGAGACGGTTCTCGATATTCGCCATACTGATGTCGGGGTCGAAGTCCAACGGGACGATCTGGATATGCGGAAAAATCTTCTTGAGCGACTTTATCATCCCGCGCCCGGTGATATGGTTCGGCAGGCATCCGAACGGCTGTACGATAACGAACGAGTTCACGCCGTGCTCGGCAAGCATAAATATCTCGCCCGGCATCAGCCATCCCTCGCCCACCACATACGATACGTCGATTAGCCGCTTGATCCGTTCGATCACGTCGTAGATATTATACTGCGGGTCTGCGTAACGGAATCCCCGCATCACCTTCGACACCTGCATGACCGCCGAGTCAAACAGGCTTTCCTTGATATTCGAGATCAGCAGGTTGAACCCCGGATTAGGTACCAGCCTGCGGAGACTCTTATCCCGTTCTACAATCGCCGTGCGGCGGAAGAAATCGAGCATAGACGGGATAACCACTTCCATTCCGTGCCCCTCGAGATACCGTTCGATATTACGGTTAGAGGTCGGATGATAGTTCAGCAGGATTTCGCCGACAATCCCCACTCTCGGACGACGGGTTTTCATCCGTACCGGTATCCTGTTGAATGCATGGACGGCCTCTTCGAGAATAGCCAGCAGAATCTTCTTGGAACGCGCGATATTGGCGGTTATCCGCTTCAGGTAGATATCGAACAGGTAATCGGTCTCCCCCTTGATAATCTCGTAAGGCCGCATCCTCCTGCGCATCAGTTCGAGCCCGTCCACTATACATATGCCCCATAGCGAACGTATCTGGAAACGTATCCCGATCTTAAACCCGGGATGAATATTCTTGGTATCCTCTCCGGTGGTGATAATCGGTATCTGGGGATACCCCGCCTCGTCGAGAGCCTTCCGCGCGAGTCCGGAATACTGCCCCGCGCGGCAGTCGTCGCAGTTTTTCGCGAGACCGATTGCCACCTCGTCGGGGGAATACGTCCCCTTCTCGAGCAGCGACAGCGCCTCGCCGATATTCACCTGCGCCGGGAAGCAGATATCGTTATGCACGAACTTTTTACCGAGTTCGAACGCGCGGTCGTCGGCAAGCGGCATCGGCATCACCCGGTACCCGAGGGTATTCAGGATTCCCGACGCGAGATAGGTAAACGCCGGAGAAAGGTTCGGCGTCAGGATAATTTTTTCCTTCCGGTGCCTGCGGATATATTTCGATACGAACGCGTTCTTGAGCTCGGTGAGCTTCTGAGGAATGGTCGTCTTTTTATCTTTTTCCCGCTTGGAACGGATAGTCTCGATAAAAGATTTGATACGGATATTGATCGGCCCGACCGCCTCGCCCTCGTCGAGCTTGAGGATCAGGGGCTCCCTGCCGGATACTTCCCGCATCACACGGCTCATCTCGTCGGAGATAATCGCGTCATGCCCGCATCCGAAACTGACGATCTGCACGATCTCGAGGTTCGGGTCTTTCGCCGCGAGAAGCGCCGCGCTCGCCATCCGGGTATGGTACGGGATCGTCGTGTCCATCCGTATATTCCGCAAATCCTGCTTATTCAGGTCGGTGAGCGAATCGAGCACCAGCACCGGGATACCGAGACGGGTGAAATGGGACGACAGGTTGTGATTGACCAGCTCGTCCGCGTGATACGGACGCCCCGCCAGCACGACCGCGAAGTTATTCGTACCGCGCAGGGAACGGAGAACTTCCTGCCCGGCGCGCTGTAATTCTTTCTTAATTCTCTTGAATACCTTTTCCCCTTCGCGGATAGCCTTACTCACCATCCGTTCCGGGAGGCCGAATGTCTTCACAAGGAATTCCTTAGTCTGCTCTATCCTGAGTTTATGATTGAACCAATGAAACGTCGGGTGGTCGAACGGTATTCCGAATTTCCCCTCGGGGTCGTCGCTGTTCTGGATAATCAGGGGATAGCCCTGCACGATCGAGCAGACATGCGATCCCTCGGCGGACGAGTTATCCAACGGGACGCGGATCATCATCGGCATAAAGATTCTATCGACCTTCTGCGCGATCAGGTCCTGCACATGCCCGTGCGCGAGCTTCGCGGGAAAGCATACCGTATCCGACGGGACGTACGACAGACCGCTGTCGAACAGTTCGTAACTGCTCCGCCGCGACACCACGACCTCATAGCCGAGCGATGTAAACACCGCTTTCCAGAACGGGACACCCTCCCAGAAGTACAGGACGCGCGGGATGCCGATACGAATTTTCCGTTTCGGGCTAAACACCTTAGGCTCATAGTCGGCGAACAGGAGCTTATGAGTCAGCTTCATCATATCGGGAACCTGCCCCATCTCCTTGCGGGTACGCCCGAACAGTTTCTTGACTTCCGGGTTGGACGGGTCGCCGATAATCTCGCCGCGTTCGCAGCGATTGCCGGTGATATAAAACGTACCGTCGCTGAAACTGACCACTGTGCGGGAGCAGTTATTCGGGCAGTACGGGCAGATATTGCCCGGCTCCTTCGTATAGAAAAACGCCTCCATAAAATCGAGGCCGATGAACGAACTTTTAAACTCCGCGTTCTCGCGCTGTTTCTTGTCGGCATACTCCTTCGTGAGAAGCGCGATACCCACCGCGCCCATATGGCCGGGGTACGGCGGACGGATGACGCTTCGGCCGGTGTACTGCTCGAGCGCGCGCAGTACCGCGTCGTTACGGAACGTCCCGCCCTGCACGACGATGACCTCGCCGAGCGAGTCGAAGTTCGAAAGACGCACGACCTTAGTAAACACGTTCTCTATGACCGACCGGCACAGTCCCGCGAGAATATCCTCCGTGGTCTTGCCGTTCTTCTGTTCCGTGATAATGGAGCTATTCATAAACACGGTGCATCGCGAACCGAGACGGGACGGGTGTTCCGCCTTGAACGCGCGCCGGGCGATGTCGTCCACCGGGATACCGAGCGATCGTGCGTAGGTCTCGATGAAGGAGCCGCAGCCCGCCGAGCAAGCCTCGTTCAGCACGATGCCGGTCACGATGCCGCTCTTGAGGCTGATCGCCTTCATGTCCTGCCCGCCGATATCGAGGACAAACGTGACCTTCGGCGCGAACCGCTGGGCGGCCTCCGCGTGCGCGACAGTCTCCACCGTGTGATAATCCGCGTGGAACGCCTTCGCGAACAGCATCTCGCCGTAGCCGGTAGTCCCGGTGCCGAGGATGCGGAACTCCACACCCTTCTTACGGTACTTGTCGCGGAGCTCGATCAGGGAGTTTCGGATCACGGTGAGGGGATCGCCCATATTGTTCCCGTAGAACAAGTCGACGACTTCGCCGTCCGTATCCAATAGGACGAACTTGCTGGTAGTGGAACCCGCGTCGATCCCGAGATACACGTCGAGGACGCTCC includes the following:
- a CDS encoding class I SAM-dependent methyltransferase; protein product: MPVKCEVCTAAMNEWEIGHGNILYRCPECGHIRRDLSVCRAGARDHAYGGSESYDRLRNNLTFKRMMRLLKKHRIDPKIVFELGFGGGLILRKFLDKGMDVSGVERNMLEIEIDAGVRKLGTLYFAEAEKFDFPRDSFDLVYGIHLVEHLDDPSKVFDGSYRALRKGGMLYLMTPAGDSTGLRRYGDAWWNLEDPTHLRFFSADSITRALGKSGFTRITVRRPIWDSMTLEINSLLRRGKHDEKKGVLNGKLSPLVHIALLPWALSARALSPKFRSSLEVVAFKE
- a CDS encoding tetratricopeptide repeat protein — translated: MGNGFLGFGNQTLLILLLIAALILGGFLIFFKVLVYLSKQKKINISEDLLKKGQFEEVLRVLKDIIKSNSGTYLQMHYIAQAYEGLGNIEKAIDYYEKCVVRMPLTESDFKDVLFMKIARLYYRIGKFQESLGFFESVVSKKTTSRYVYYEISLVLFELEKYSAVEKNLETYLRFAPGDVNAMLLQGKTFYSMHSFQKAAGVLQTIIPELGKISVEKGHDCKLYLGLAYYHLKKYPQSIEQFESLTADGSSIAEYFFEYFSALCYSDQIDSAAKLLSDNSPALDNTVRHESLYLIGTLLWRKKLYRKAVTYWKILNNENPEFKDIGELKKKYSPLVESQVFDFLYTDDESVEKNIRAALTIPKDNFIIKRENYWIIYDQTRCFILNRTISPFTSTDMDDCASQIQENRLSNNDCTLLSYLYVDEQSRQMKVFNQMESFAEKRFLNFFFDKMAAVAAPESDL
- a CDS encoding CoA activase produces the protein MRSAYYRVGLDVGSTTVKIAVTDPADYKLVFYEYRRHNAEQAKVVLEMLTAAHERFPDAEFDVAVCGSGGSTIAEILNAFFIQEVVANSLAIKTFYKDVRAAIELGGQDAKVIFFRFEEDTGQLVATDMRMNGSCAGGTGAFIDQIAEILHIKPEEFGRLAEQGAKVYDISGRCGVFAKTDIQPLLNQGVSKEDIALSSFHALAKQTIGGLAQGMDFTPKVIFEGGPLTFNPKLVEVFQERLRLSEDDIVIPEHPEILVAWGAAISIEAMFPDTPSMYQREKSLAALADYNNNRKKNLTYEIENFFPDRDAQDKFIERHKIPDFIPKEYPSGSVLDVYLGIDAGSTTSKFVLLDTDGEVVDLFYGNNMGDPLTVIRNSLIELRDKYRKKGVEFRILGTGTTGYGEMLFAKAFHADYHTVETVAHAEAAQRFAPKVTFVLDIGGQDMKAISLKSGIVTGIVLNEACSAGCGSFIETYARSLGIPVDDIARRAFKAEHPSRLGSRCTVFMNSSIITEQKNGKTTEDILAGLCRSVIENVFTKVVRLSNFDSLGEVIVVQGGTFRNDAVLRALEQYTGRSVIRPPYPGHMGAVGIALLTKEYADKKQRENAEFKSSFIGLDFMEAFFYTKEPGNICPYCPNNCSRTVVSFSDGTFYITGNRCERGEIIGDPSNPEVKKLFGRTRKEMGQVPDMMKLTHKLLFADYEPKVFSPKRKIRIGIPRVLYFWEGVPFWKAVFTSLGYEVVVSRRSSYELFDSGLSYVPSDTVCFPAKLAHGHVQDLIAQKVDRIFMPMMIRVPLDNSSAEGSHVCSIVQGYPLIIQNSDDPEGKFGIPFDHPTFHWFNHKLRIEQTKEFLVKTFGLPERMVSKAIREGEKVFKRIKKELQRAGQEVLRSLRGTNNFAVVLAGRPYHADELVNHNLSSHFTRLGIPVLVLDSLTDLNKQDLRNIRMDTTIPYHTRMASAALLAAKDPNLEIVQIVSFGCGHDAIISDEMSRVMREVSGREPLILKLDEGEAVGPINIRIKSFIETIRSKREKDKKTTIPQKLTELKNAFVSKYIRRHRKEKIILTPNLSPAFTYLASGILNTLGYRVMPMPLADDRAFELGKKFVHNDICFPAQVNIGEALSLLEKGTYSPDEVAIGLAKNCDDCRAGQYSGLARKALDEAGYPQIPIITTGEDTKNIHPGFKIGIRFQIRSLWGICIVDGLELMRRRMRPYEIIKGETDYLFDIYLKRITANIARSKKILLAILEEAVHAFNRIPVRMKTRRPRVGIVGEILLNYHPTSNRNIERYLEGHGMEVVIPSMLDFFRRTAIVERDKSLRRLVPNPGFNLLISNIKESLFDSAVMQVSKVMRGFRYADPQYNIYDVIERIKRLIDVSYVVGEGWLMPGEIFMLAEHGVNSFVIVQPFGCLPNHITGRGMIKSLKKIFPHIQIVPLDFDPDISMANIENRLQMLIISAKETERENKKQDAKKSGIILPETVKNL